AGCGCGTAGATATTGTTTTTAGCGGTGGAGGTGTAGTGCGTGCTGAATCGGCAACTCGCGACCGCCGTGATTTATTGGGTCGTATGCTCGTACGTGCAGAGGTTTTAAGCGATGAGCAAGTTACGCGTGCTTTAGAATTACAAAAGCGCACTCTCAAGCGTTTAGGCCAAATATTAGTTGAAAGCGGTGTGGTTGATCGCAAAACGCTTGCTACATTTACGCGACTGCAAACTACTGAGACAATCTATCGTCTATTTTTTTGGACTAATGGCTCTTATGAGTTTAGCCAAAAAGAAATAAATGTTGAGCAAGAATTTGAACCACTAAGAAGCGAAAATATTCTTATGGAGGGTTTTCGTCAGCTTGATGAGTGGCCACATATTCGTCGACGGGTTACGGGATATGGAGTTACTTTTGAACGAGTAAAAGAACTCGACCCATTAGTGCCGGCAACACCGATGGGTAGTGATGAGTTAGATCTTGATAGTGTCTTTGTTGATGGTTTCACTGAGCAAAGTTTGGAAGGAAGTTTAAAAAATATCGGGCAAAATGAACGTTTAGTATTTCAATTGATATCTCCTGAACGCGACGTTCAAAAGATTATCGACCTTTCTCGTCTCGGCGAGTTTGATACTTGTAAGGCACTTGAGCGATTAATTGATGCTGGTTTTTTAGCTGCATCATCTTCAGAACATACGCGAGCGCCTAGCGGTGAAGCCACTGTTGGAGGGATAAGCGCCCCATCGTCAGCTCATCTGTTTACCGCTATCGCAAGAGTGATAGGTGTGTTTGGTTTGTCTGCTGGATTAGTAGTATTTTTATATTCAGTAGATACAAAATGGCTTGATTTTGTTAGACCACGTCAGCCATGGGGGTATAAAGACGTTAGTTTACAGACGCAAATTGATAAAAATCAAAGGCAAAAGGTCGAACGAGCTCTTGAAGTATATAAAGCAATGAACGGCAATTACCCTAAAAATCTTAACGAGTTAGTAAAGACGGATTTGATAACTGACCAAGATCTTCATTTTCCTTGGCAAAAAATTTATAGCTATCAACGAGTCGGAAAACAATATATGCTATTGAGACCACTTTTTTAAGGTATGGTAAGATAATTTTTAAGTATATATTTGTAGATATCAAGCAAGTTGTGCTTTTTAACAACAATGTTACTGGGTAGTTATTTTTTTGTGAGAAGGAGTTATTCATTATGCAACGCTACAAATTGGTTTTTGGCTTTGCTTTATCAATTCTCACTACCTGCGCAGAAACAGAAACAGAAGAAGCAGCCAATACCTGCTCGCATGACTACGATTGTGCTGTAAATTATGTATGCGATCACAATACTGACCCAGCAGTATGTAAGAAAGTTGACGCCACAACTATTCGTACTTTTGGCGAAGTCGATCTCGATTTTACTGATGAAGATGCGGTCTATTTGCTATCCGTAGTTGCAATTCCAGATGGTGCCGAAGCCATTTCGAGTTCATACATTCCCTTTAGCCTTAAGGGTGCCGGCGGTGATCAAAGCGCTTTGAAAATATCTCCATTATCTTCACCTATAAATTCAAAACTTAGTCCGGCTATGTATAAGCGTTTTGCTTTAGATAAAATGCGTCATGCCCGAACCATGCAAATAGCGCGCAATTATGTAAGTGGTGTTTATACGGCTCCTAAGAAAGCCAGTGTATCTAGTTGTTCAGAAGATTGTGGTACCGATAAAATGTGCTGGAAGGGTGAATGCACTGCAGCGCCACATGTAAACTTTTTAAATGCAAACACTCCAATTACTTGTAGCTTAGCCGAAGTAGTTACAGCAGGAAAAACTAAGATAAATGTTGTTGTGGATAGCGCTCTGACCACAGGCCAACAAAGTGATGCAGTAGCAGCGGTTAAAGAGTTTGCAAAAACTTTAACAAATGAATTATCTTTGCTCGGTCGCGCTAATGGGCACGTAGATCCACTTGATCGTGATGGCGATGGCCGCTTTACCGTAGTCTTTACTAATCGAACAACTTCAAC
The window above is part of the Deltaproteobacteria bacterium genome. Proteins encoded here:
- a CDS encoding DUF4388 domain-containing protein, which encodes MALRGTLKDFGIADILQLIGHQAKSGVLCLRNGNQRVDIVFSGGGVVRAESATRDRRDLLGRMLVRAEVLSDEQVTRALELQKRTLKRLGQILVESGVVDRKTLATFTRLQTTETIYRLFFWTNGSYEFSQKEINVEQEFEPLRSENILMEGFRQLDEWPHIRRRVTGYGVTFERVKELDPLVPATPMGSDELDLDSVFVDGFTEQSLEGSLKNIGQNERLVFQLISPERDVQKIIDLSRLGEFDTCKALERLIDAGFLAASSSEHTRAPSGEATVGGISAPSSAHLFTAIARVIGVFGLSAGLVVFLYSVDTKWLDFVRPRQPWGYKDVSLQTQIDKNQRQKVERALEVYKAMNGNYPKNLNELVKTDLITDQDLHFPWQKIYSYQRVGKQYMLLRPLF